A portion of the Bacillus sp. es.034 genome contains these proteins:
- a CDS encoding Na/Pi cotransporter family protein, producing the protein MELNWQEMLFQFFGGLGIFLFGIKYMGDGLQKSAGERLKEILDKFTTNPFMGVLAGVFVTVLIQSSSGTTVIVVGLVSAGFMTLRQAIGVIMGANIGTTVTAFIIGVDIGEYALPIIALGTILLFFFKNKKVHNVGQMIFGFGALFYGLELMGGGMKPLRSLEAFHDLTVSMSDNPILGVVVGTLFTVIVQSSSATIGILQELYSSNLVDLQAGLPILFGDNIGTTITAVLAALGASVAARRAAAVHVLFNLIGTTIFLIILPLFSKFVVFLQTTFNLNEPMTIAFAHGTFNITNTIIQFPFIAVLALIVTKLIPGQDSIVDYNSKHLDPVFIEQSPSIALGQAKEEVLRMGTFAVKGLQETNEFLKTKSSKNSEAAYQIEGAINNLDKKITNYLVDLSSASLSESESERHSILMDTVRDIERVGDHFENIVELVEYQQANKVKITDDAMSDLEVMFNLTIETVEKAIKSLDLNDTEIAREVAEKEDQIDKMERKLRKQHILRLNEGKCSGQAGIVYVDIISNLERIGDHAVNIAEAVLGVE; encoded by the coding sequence ATGGAATTAAATTGGCAGGAAATGTTGTTTCAGTTCTTTGGAGGACTAGGTATTTTCCTCTTTGGGATAAAGTATATGGGGGACGGCCTTCAGAAGTCAGCGGGTGAACGCCTTAAGGAAATCCTTGATAAGTTCACGACCAATCCGTTCATGGGTGTGTTGGCTGGGGTTTTTGTTACAGTCCTGATCCAGTCGAGCAGTGGTACGACAGTAATCGTAGTCGGGCTGGTAAGTGCAGGTTTCATGACCCTCAGACAAGCGATCGGTGTCATCATGGGTGCCAATATCGGTACGACGGTGACTGCCTTCATCATTGGTGTGGACATTGGGGAGTATGCTCTTCCAATCATTGCCTTGGGTACCATCCTGTTATTCTTCTTCAAGAATAAAAAAGTCCACAACGTTGGACAAATGATCTTTGGCTTCGGTGCCTTATTCTATGGGCTTGAATTAATGGGTGGGGGAATGAAACCTTTACGCTCATTGGAAGCATTCCATGATTTGACGGTCAGCATGAGTGATAATCCGATTCTTGGAGTGGTCGTCGGTACATTGTTCACCGTTATTGTACAAAGTTCATCTGCCACGATCGGTATCCTTCAGGAGCTATACAGCTCAAACCTTGTTGACTTACAGGCAGGACTGCCTATTTTATTCGGGGATAATATCGGGACAACGATCACAGCGGTATTGGCTGCACTGGGTGCGTCAGTTGCTGCCAGACGAGCTGCGGCGGTTCATGTACTCTTTAACTTAATCGGAACAACCATATTCTTGATCATATTGCCGTTATTCTCAAAGTTTGTCGTATTTCTACAAACTACATTCAACCTGAATGAGCCTATGACGATTGCATTCGCTCATGGTACTTTCAATATAACGAATACCATCATTCAATTTCCGTTCATCGCCGTATTGGCGCTGATCGTAACGAAGTTGATTCCGGGTCAGGATTCTATCGTGGATTATAACTCTAAACACCTGGATCCTGTATTCATCGAACAATCTCCATCCATTGCGTTGGGCCAGGCAAAAGAAGAAGTTCTCCGCATGGGGACATTTGCCGTAAAAGGATTACAGGAAACAAATGAGTTCTTAAAGACAAAGAGCTCAAAAAATTCAGAAGCAGCTTATCAAATTGAAGGTGCCATCAATAATCTTGATAAGAAGATCACGAACTATCTTGTTGATCTATCATCTGCTTCCCTCTCGGAATCTGAATCCGAGCGTCATTCGATCCTGATGGATACGGTCCGGGATATTGAACGTGTGGGTGATCATTTTGAAAACATTGTTGAGTTAGTTGAATATCAGCAAGCAAACAAAGTGAAAATCACCGATGATGCCATGTCCGATCTTGAAGTCATGTTCAATTTGACGATTGAAACAGTTGAAAAAGCGATCAAGTCCTTGGATTTGAACGACACTGAAATTGCACGAGAAGTGGCTGAGAAGGAAGATCAGATCGATAAAATGGAACGTAAGCTAAGGAAACAGCATATCCTGCGTCTGAACGAAGGGAAATGTTCGGGTCAAGCAGGTATCGTATACGTAGATATCATCAGTAATCTAGAACGTATTGGAGATCATGCCGTCAATATTGCTGAGGCAGTATTGGGAGTAGAATAA
- a CDS encoding DUF456 domain-containing protein, protein MDIVYWSIIIIFMILSFVGLVYPILPSVVFLMGSFLLYGVFFSFEPFSWLFWTVQILFVALLFGADYMANLIGVKKFGGTKAGIWGSTIGLLIGPFVIPVIGILIGPFLGAVIGEWVVHRSNLKTAVKVGIGSVIGFISSVFTKGCIQIVMAVYFFMVV, encoded by the coding sequence GTGGATATCGTTTATTGGAGTATCATTATCATATTCATGATTTTATCGTTTGTCGGGCTTGTGTACCCGATTTTGCCAAGTGTCGTTTTCTTAATGGGCAGCTTTCTGCTCTATGGGGTGTTTTTCAGCTTTGAACCATTCAGCTGGTTGTTCTGGACTGTACAGATCCTGTTTGTTGCCCTCTTGTTCGGTGCCGATTATATGGCGAACCTGATCGGTGTCAAAAAGTTCGGAGGCACGAAGGCAGGAATTTGGGGAAGCACAATCGGGCTGCTCATTGGTCCATTCGTCATCCCAGTCATAGGAATACTGATCGGACCCTTCCTCGGAGCCGTCATAGGCGAATGGGTCGTTCACCGTTCCAACCTGAAAACTGCAGTTAAAGTGGGGATAGGATCCGTCATAGGTTTCATCTCAAGCGTCTTCACAAAAGGATGCATTCAAATCGTCATGGCCGTGTATTTCTTTATGGTCGTGTGA
- a CDS encoding superoxide dismutase, producing the protein MAYELPQLPYAYDALEPHIDKETMNIHHTKHHNAYVTKVNDALQGHDDLLSKSIEDLVSNLDAVPEGARTAVRNNGGGHANHSLFWTVLSPNGGGAPSGELADAISSKFGSFDSFKEEFANAAATRFGSGWAWLVVNNGELEVTSTPNQDSPLMEGKTPVLGLDVWEHAYYLNYQNRRPDYISSFWNVVNWDEVAKRYSAAK; encoded by the coding sequence ATGGCTTACGAATTACCGCAATTACCTTACGCATATGATGCATTAGAACCTCATATCGACAAGGAAACAATGAACATCCACCACACAAAACACCATAACGCATATGTGACGAAAGTAAATGATGCACTTCAAGGACACGACGATTTATTAAGCAAATCCATTGAAGATCTTGTTTCTAACTTAGATGCTGTTCCTGAAGGTGCTCGTACGGCAGTTCGAAATAATGGTGGCGGTCACGCTAACCACTCTCTATTCTGGACGGTATTATCACCGAATGGTGGAGGCGCTCCATCTGGAGAGCTGGCAGATGCCATCTCTTCCAAATTCGGAAGCTTCGATTCATTCAAAGAAGAATTCGCAAATGCTGCTGCAACACGCTTCGGCTCAGGCTGGGCTTGGCTTGTAGTAAACAACGGTGAATTGGAAGTAACAAGCACACCAAACCAGGACAGTCCTTTAATGGAAGGGAAAACGCCTGTTTTAGGTCTTGATGTCTGGGAGCATGCTTACTACCTGAACTATCAAAACCGTCGTCCTGATTACATCAGTTCATTCTGGAACGTTGTAAACTGGGATGAAGTAGCGAAGCGTTATTCAGCTGCAAAGTAA